ACGCATTCATTTCCAACTCCGACAATCTCGGAGCCATCATGAACCGCCGCCTGCTCGGCTACATGGTTCATCACAACCTGCCTTTTCTCATGGAAGTCGCACGGCGCACGGAGCAGGACAAGAAGGGGGGGCACCTCTGCCGCCTGAAAAAGAACAGGCAGCTTGCCCTGCGCGAGGTGGCACAGTGTCCCGACAATGAGATGGAATCGTTCTGCGACATCGAAAAATACAAGTTCTTCAACACCAACTCCATCTGGATAGACCTGCGCATCCTGCAGTCCGTTTTCGTCTCGCACCGGATGATGCCGCTTGACCTGATCATCAACCCCAAGCACCTGGATCCCCGCGAGCCGTCCTCGCCCAAGGTCTTCCAGCTGGAAACGGCCATGGGGTCGGCCATCACCAACTTCCTCAATGCCCAGGCCGTCATCGTGCCCAGAAAGCGCTTTGCCCCGGTCAAGACGACAGGCGACCTGCTCCTGGTCATGTCCGACTGCTTTGTGCGTACGGAACGTGAAACCATCATTCCCAACCCGGAACGCGTCACGCCCATGCCGTCCATTTCCCTCGACTCGAACCATTACAAGAAAATCGACTCGTTCCTGGCCCGTTTCCCCAAGAATCCGCCGTCCCTGCTCAAATGCGACAGCCTTGTCGTCGAAGGGGATGTGCTGTTCGAACAGGATGTGCTTTGCGTGGGCGATGTGCGTATCCTCAACACGGGCCCGAATCAGGCCGTGATCAAGGCCGGCAGCGTGCTGCAGGGAGAAACAGTCTTTGCGTGAACGGAACGGGATTGTCCCTCGCCGCTCCCGGCTGCAGCAGGCGCTCCTGAGCTGCCTGCTACTCCTTGTCCTGTGTCCGGCAAACGCCTTGGCCGCGAGGCAGGTATTCATCCTCAATTCCTACCATCCCGACTACAAATGGTCCGCAGACATCATGCACGGGCTGGAAGCGACCCTGCATCAATACGATCCGGAAGTGCTCATTCATGTCGAGCACATGGACACAAAGCGCAACCTTGATCCCGAATATCTGGCCAACCTTCCCAGATTCATGGAGCTCAAGTACGCTTTCCTGAAACCTGATCTTGTCATCACAGTTGACGACAGCGCCTTCTTTTTCATTCTAGAACACGGGGCGCGCATATTCCCGGACACCCCGGTGGTCTTTTGCGGCGTGAACACCAATCCCCTGCCATCGTTGCCCAAAAACATGACCGGAGTGCGCGAATACGCGGACCTGAACACGAACCTGAAGCTCATGCGCAGCCTGCAGCCGCAAATGCGCAAGCTGATGGTCGTCGCGGACAAGACTGCAACGGGCATTGCCGCCGTGGCCGACCTGCGCAAGGCAGTTCCGCCGGACCTTCCCCTGGAGGTGCTTGAGGATGCGCCCCTGCCGGAGCTTGTGGAACAGGTCAAAAAGATCGGCCCGGAGACGGGACTTCTTTTTCTGCTCTATTTCCAGGACCGCGATGGCCGGGTCCATGGTGCGACGGAAGCCATATCGGCCATCTCCAAGGCCAGCCCCGTTCCGGTTTACGGAGTCTGGAATTTTCTCATGGGCCATGGCCTTTTCGGCGGGTACCTGACCAACGGATATGAACAGGGGCGGATTGCGGGCAGCATGGCCGGCCAGATCCTTGGCGGCACAAATCCGGCCGACCTGCCCGTGACCTACGATGACGGGATCCAGCTGGAAGTGGACATGCGTCAGATGGAACGCTTCGGGATCACTCCCGACCGGCTGCCCCTGGAGACGAAATTCCTCAATCCGAGCACGTCAAAGGCACATGAAATCCTGCTTCTGCATTCCTACCACACGGGCTTCAAATGGACCGACGACATCGAATCGGGAATCAGGGAGAGCCTTGGCTTTGAAGCCGGAAACCTGGAAATGCATGTCGAGTACATGGACACAAAGCGTCATCCCGAGCTCGAATTCACCTATCTCAACTACATTGTCCTGCGCGAGAAATATCGGTCCGCCAAATTTTCGGCAATTCTGACCTCCGACGACAACGCCTTCAACTTTGCCCGCCAGTACCGGCAGACCCTGTTCAACAACGCTCCCATCATCTTTTGCGGCGTGAACTATCTCGCCGATCCCGAATCACTGCCCGCTCAGGGAATCACCGGCGTGCTCGAATCCTACGATATCGTCAGCACGGTACAGGCCGCAGCCCGCCTGCTGCCCCAGGCCAAAAAACTTTTCGTCATCAACGACGCCACCCCAACGGGTCTT
This genomic interval from Deltaproteobacteria bacterium HGW-Deltaproteobacteria-18 contains the following:
- a CDS encoding UTP--glucose-1-phosphate uridylyltransferase, which translates into the protein MAQDISCVSVDDPKLSTLFRPFALKMEQQGLPAIVINTFKCYFNQFLYGAQGKLSDRDVMAVHDDELADYDAMEQFKEKGEQALDKTAVIKLNGGLGTSMGLESAKSLIPVKEGLSFLDLILLQAKTVRTHYGVDFPQVFMNSFKTHMDTMLKVGDFHNGTTGIDLAFLQHRYPKIMAKDHTPASWPQNPELEWNPPGHGDIYTAMITSGILDALLDKGYHYAFISNSDNLGAIMNRRLLGYMVHHNLPFLMEVARRTEQDKKGGHLCRLKKNRQLALREVAQCPDNEMESFCDIEKYKFFNTNSIWIDLRILQSVFVSHRMMPLDLIINPKHLDPREPSSPKVFQLETAMGSAITNFLNAQAVIVPRKRFAPVKTTGDLLLVMSDCFVRTERETIIPNPERVTPMPSISLDSNHYKKIDSFLARFPKNPPSLLKCDSLVVEGDVLFEQDVLCVGDVRILNTGPNQAVIKAGSVLQGETVFA